A section of the Thermoproteota archaeon genome encodes:
- a CDS encoding glycosyltransferase, which produces MGRGGRFPLSYSIVIPAYNEESGIESCVRSALSQSIEPEEIVVINDGSTDSTPDILRKYEGLIKIIRIDKNTGNKALALREAIPHLRGDVIVYTDADSVLHPRAAEKMLVHFLDPKVGGVSGLVRSRKHNIITGIRELQYIYGQYILKRGMAAINAVPVIPGCVGAVRRELFDPSPETVTEDTDMTLTILSRGYEVVYEMDSIAWTSDPPNFRSYIRQGIRWYSGYFQNLRKHFRSLPARVKFQVAISTIDNTLFSVLLIAALLFQFFLRNQTLIYLFLMETIVWLISAAYGAFTMGRRDLFKSLIVSPIFRTLDSLLWIYASLRELVIGKRDLRWHRSDRFTLNDVENGLLRRETGSSRPKKKTHRYGLRDEGRDEGFPSKEGNGDLSMP; this is translated from the coding sequence GTGGGACGTGGGGGACGGTTCCCTCTCTCCTACTCCATCGTGATCCCCGCTTATAATGAGGAGAGTGGAATAGAGAGCTGTGTAAGGAGCGCTCTCTCCCAGTCCATCGAGCCTGAGGAGATCGTGGTAATTAACGACGGATCCACAGATTCAACTCCAGATATATTAAGAAAATATGAAGGATTGATAAAAATTATAAGAATAGATAAAAATACGGGAAATAAAGCGCTGGCGCTCAGGGAAGCAATCCCTCACCTGAGAGGGGATGTGATCGTATACACGGATGCCGATTCCGTGCTGCACCCCAGGGCTGCCGAGAAGATGCTGGTTCACTTCCTAGACCCTAAAGTGGGGGGAGTTTCCGGACTAGTCAGATCGAGGAAGCACAATATCATTACGGGGATAAGGGAACTGCAGTATATCTATGGGCAGTACATCCTGAAGAGGGGGATGGCAGCAATAAATGCAGTTCCCGTAATTCCAGGATGCGTCGGTGCTGTTAGAAGGGAACTCTTCGATCCCTCTCCTGAAACAGTAACCGAGGATACTGACATGACCTTGACCATACTCAGCAGGGGTTACGAGGTAGTGTACGAAATGGATTCCATAGCTTGGACCTCCGATCCACCTAATTTCCGTTCATACATAAGGCAGGGGATCAGGTGGTATTCTGGATACTTCCAGAACTTAAGGAAGCATTTCAGGAGTTTGCCAGCTAGGGTAAAGTTTCAGGTCGCGATCAGCACCATAGACAACACCCTCTTCTCCGTATTGCTGATTGCCGCGCTTCTCTTCCAATTTTTCCTCAGAAATCAAACCCTTATCTATCTGTTCTTAATGGAAACTATAGTATGGCTTATATCCGCAGCTTATGGAGCTTTCACGATGGGAAGGCGGGATCTGTTTAAGAGTTTGATCGTTTCTCCCATCTTCAGGACGTTGGACAGCCTCCTCTGGATTTACGCCTCACTGAGAGAATTGGTTATTGGGAAGAGGGACCTGAGATGGCATAGATCTGACAGGTTCACCCTGAATGACGTCGAAAATGGTTTGCTCAGGAGGGAAACGGGTTCGTCGCGCCCTAAAAAGAAGACACATAGATATGGTTTGAGGGATGAGGGTAGAGATGAGGGATTCCCCTCCAAAGAGGGAAATGGAGATCTATCTATGCCTTAG